A section of the Pseudomonas lini genome encodes:
- the mdoH gene encoding glucans biosynthesis glucosyltransferase MdoH, translating into MSNSQVQPQTLAEYLAHLPMSDEQRAELAGCKSFSELHERLSSSTFDAPTEAAQASVGRRLTLNSAEELADAEMLVLDASGRVCLKATPPIRRTKVVPEPWRTNILVRGWRRLTGRTNPPAPPKDENVLPAARWRTVGSIRRYILLVLMLGQTIVAGWYMKGIMPYQGWSFVDLEEVLHQPLTQTATQVLPYALQTSILIMFGILFCWVSAGFWTALMGFLELITGRDKYRISGASAGNEPIAKDARTALVMPICNEDVPRVFAGLRATFESVAASGNLDRFDFFVLSDSNDADICVAEQQAWLDVCREGKGFGKIFYRRRRRRVKRKSGNLDDFCRRWGGDYKYMVVLDADSVMSGECLSSLVRLMEATPDAGIIQTAPRASGMDTLYARMQQFATRVYGPLFTAGLHFWQLGESHYWGHNAIIRMKPFIEHCALAPLPGKGAFAGAILSHDFVEAALMRRAGWGVWIAYDLPGSYEELPPNLLDELKRDRRWCHGNLMNFRLFLVKGMHPVHRAVFLTGVMSYLSAPLWFLFLVLSTALLAVNTLMEPQYFLEPRQLYPLWPQWQPDKAIALFSTTIVLLFLPKLLSIILIWAKGAKEFGGKFKVTLSMLLEMLFSMLLAPVRMIFHTRFVLAAFLGWAATWNSPQRDDDSTPWSEAAKRHGPQTLLGFFWALLVIWLNPSFLWWLVPIVGSLMLSIPVSVISSRVGLGLKSRDESLFLIPEEYNPPQALLATDQYTHENRWHALNDGFVRAVVDPQQNALACALATSRHRQAEPIEWLRIERVRHAMKVGPAGLTNNERVALLSDPVALGRLHEQVWNEGHAEWLQAWRTSVDADPHAPLLPLKPVSVQPQLA; encoded by the coding sequence ATGAGTAATTCACAAGTACAGCCACAAACGCTTGCCGAGTATCTGGCGCATTTGCCGATGAGTGACGAGCAGCGCGCGGAACTCGCGGGCTGCAAGTCGTTCAGTGAACTGCACGAACGTCTGTCGTCCTCGACGTTCGACGCGCCGACCGAGGCTGCTCAAGCCTCGGTCGGCCGGCGCCTGACCCTGAACTCCGCCGAAGAACTGGCGGACGCGGAAATGCTGGTGCTCGACGCCAGTGGTCGGGTTTGCCTCAAGGCAACCCCGCCGATCCGTCGGACCAAAGTCGTGCCCGAGCCGTGGCGCACCAATATTCTGGTGCGTGGCTGGCGTCGGCTGACCGGTCGCACCAATCCGCCGGCCCCGCCGAAGGATGAGAACGTGCTGCCAGCGGCTCGCTGGCGCACCGTCGGTTCGATCCGCCGCTACATTCTGCTGGTGCTGATGCTCGGTCAGACGATCGTCGCCGGCTGGTACATGAAAGGCATCATGCCGTACCAGGGCTGGTCGTTCGTCGATCTCGAAGAAGTCCTGCATCAACCGCTGACCCAAACCGCCACGCAAGTGCTGCCATATGCCTTGCAAACCAGCATTCTGATTATGTTCGGGATTCTGTTTTGCTGGGTCTCGGCGGGCTTCTGGACCGCGCTGATGGGCTTCCTCGAGTTGATCACCGGCCGTGACAAGTACCGCATTTCCGGCGCCAGCGCCGGCAACGAGCCGATCGCCAAGGACGCACGCACCGCACTGGTGATGCCGATCTGCAACGAAGACGTGCCGCGGGTGTTCGCCGGTTTGCGGGCGACCTTCGAATCGGTTGCGGCCTCGGGTAACCTGGATCGCTTCGACTTTTTCGTGCTCAGCGACAGTAACGACGCCGACATCTGCGTTGCCGAGCAGCAGGCCTGGCTGGACGTCTGCCGTGAAGGCAAAGGCTTCGGCAAGATCTTCTATCGTCGTCGCCGCCGCCGCGTAAAACGTAAAAGCGGCAACCTCGACGACTTCTGCCGTCGTTGGGGCGGTGACTACAAGTACATGGTCGTGCTCGACGCCGACAGCGTGATGAGCGGCGAATGCCTGAGCAGTCTGGTGCGGCTGATGGAAGCCACGCCGGACGCCGGGATCATCCAGACCGCGCCGCGTGCGTCGGGCATGGACACCCTTTATGCGCGTATGCAGCAGTTCGCCACGCGTGTGTACGGTCCGCTGTTCACTGCCGGTCTGCACTTCTGGCAGTTGGGCGAATCCCACTACTGGGGTCACAACGCGATTATCCGCATGAAGCCGTTCATCGAGCACTGCGCCCTGGCGCCGTTGCCCGGTAAAGGCGCGTTTGCCGGTGCGATTCTGTCCCACGACTTCGTCGAAGCTGCGCTGATGCGCCGTGCCGGCTGGGGCGTATGGATTGCCTACGACTTGCCGGGCAGCTACGAAGAACTGCCACCGAACCTGCTGGACGAACTCAAGCGTGACCGTCGCTGGTGCCACGGCAACCTGATGAACTTCCGGCTGTTCCTGGTCAAGGGCATGCACCCGGTGCACCGTGCGGTGTTCCTGACCGGCGTGATGTCGTACCTGTCTGCGCCGTTATGGTTCTTGTTCCTGGTGTTGTCGACGGCCTTGCTGGCGGTCAACACGTTGATGGAGCCGCAATACTTCCTGGAACCGCGTCAGCTCTATCCACTGTGGCCGCAATGGCAGCCGGACAAGGCAATTGCGCTGTTCTCGACGACCATCGTGCTGCTGTTCCTGCCGAAATTGCTGAGCATCATCCTGATCTGGGCCAAGGGTGCGAAAGAGTTCGGTGGCAAGTTCAAGGTGACGCTGTCGATGCTGCTGGAGATGTTGTTCTCCATGCTGCTGGCGCCGGTGCGGATGATCTTTCACACCCGTTTCGTACTCGCCGCGTTCCTCGGCTGGGCCGCGACCTGGAACTCGCCGCAACGTGACGACGATTCCACACCATGGAGCGAAGCGGCCAAGCGCCACGGTCCGCAAACCTTGCTGGGCTTCTTCTGGGCGTTGTTGGTGATCTGGCTGAACCCGAGCTTCCTTTGGTGGCTGGTGCCGATTGTCGGTTCGCTGATGCTGTCGATCCCGGTATCGGTGATCTCCAGCCGTGTCGGCCTGGGCCTCAAGTCCCGTGACGAAAGCCTGTTCCTGATCCCTGAGGAATACAATCCGCCACAGGCGTTGCTGGCAACCGACCAGTACACCCACGAAAACCGTTGGCATGCGCTGAACGACGGCTTCGTCCGGGCAGTGGTCGATCCGCAACAGAACGCCTTGGCGTGCGCGCTGGCGACATCCCGTCACCGTCAGGCCGAGCCGATCGAATGGCTGCGTATCGAGCGGGTTCGCCATGCGATGAAGGTCGGTCCTGCCGGGCTGACCAACAACGAGCGAGTGGCCCTGCTGAGTGATCCGGTGGCACTGGGTCGCTTGCATGAGCAGGTCTGGAACGAAGGCCACGCCGAGTGGCTGCAAGCCTGGCGCACATCGGTGGATGCCGATCCCCATGCGCCGCTGTTGCCGCTCAAGCCTGTGAGCGTGCAGCCTCAGTTGGCCTAA
- a CDS encoding methyl-accepting chemotaxis protein, whose product MYRWLAEKLGNVSVNRKLGIGFGLVLLLTLLITFTGWTGLSGVISRGDTLGFISSLKELTKDLRLARLDYEMRRGEQGSGAINDLLGQLDSGLKTARTLIEQPGDLAMIDQQLAAVSEYKRTVADLTQATATREDARSKLGATADNAVARVAEVEKSLLQGDSVAQFNSVIDLSKLIQQARFQVRGYTYSGKPEAEQPALDAIGNALKNLESLPSQLPEQHIANLQQATDSLKAYRGAVSQFRDAQVASGAAIKRMIAQGDILLDTSKKLTASQTVVRDTDTAHAKNMLLLATVLASAFGLFAAWAITRQIVIPLSQTLKVAERVAAGDLTHNLISERQDELGQLQRAMQSMTLGLRELIGGISDGVTQIASAAEELSAVTEQTSAGVNSQKVETDQVATAMHEMTATVQEVARNAEEASEAAVAADQQAREGDRVVGEAIAQIERLATEVGNSTAAMGDLKRESDKIGSVLDVIKSVAQQTNLLALNAAIEAARAGEAGRGFAVVADEVRSLAQRTQKSTEEIEELIVGLQTGTQQVATIMDNSRSLTDSSVELTRRAGSSLESITRTVSAIQSMNQQIAAAAEQQSAVAEEINRSVLSVRDVSEQTSAASEETAASSVELARLGAHLQRLVGRFKV is encoded by the coding sequence ATGTACCGTTGGCTAGCCGAAAAACTGGGAAACGTAAGCGTCAATCGCAAACTGGGTATCGGCTTCGGTCTGGTGCTGCTTCTGACCTTGTTGATCACCTTCACCGGCTGGACCGGTCTGAGCGGTGTGATCAGCCGTGGCGATACGCTTGGGTTTATTTCCAGCCTCAAGGAGCTGACCAAAGACCTGCGCCTGGCCCGTCTGGATTACGAAATGCGCCGTGGCGAACAAGGCTCGGGCGCCATCAATGATCTGCTCGGCCAACTCGATAGCGGCCTTAAAACCGCACGCACACTGATCGAACAGCCTGGCGATCTAGCAATGATCGACCAGCAACTGGCCGCCGTCAGCGAGTACAAACGCACCGTCGCCGACCTGACTCAAGCCACCGCTACCCGCGAAGACGCCCGCAGCAAACTGGGCGCTACCGCCGATAACGCCGTGGCCCGGGTCGCCGAAGTCGAAAAATCCCTGTTGCAAGGCGACAGCGTCGCTCAGTTCAACAGCGTGATCGACCTGAGCAAGCTGATCCAACAAGCGCGCTTTCAAGTGCGCGGCTACACCTACAGCGGCAAGCCCGAGGCCGAGCAGCCGGCGCTGGACGCCATCGGCAATGCTCTGAAGAACCTCGAAAGCCTGCCATCTCAACTGCCGGAACAACACATTGCCAACCTGCAACAGGCGACCGACTCGCTCAAAGCTTATCGCGGGGCCGTCAGCCAGTTTCGCGACGCTCAAGTCGCCAGCGGTGCTGCTATTAAACGCATGATCGCACAAGGCGACATTCTGCTCGACACCAGCAAAAAGCTCACCGCCTCGCAAACTGTCGTACGTGACACCGACACAGCGCACGCCAAGAACATGCTGCTGTTGGCTACTGTCCTGGCGTCGGCCTTTGGTTTGTTCGCGGCCTGGGCCATCACCCGCCAGATCGTCATTCCTCTGAGCCAGACCCTCAAAGTGGCCGAGCGTGTCGCCGCGGGCGACCTGACCCACAATCTCATTTCCGAACGTCAGGACGAACTGGGCCAGCTACAGCGCGCCATGCAGAGTATGACCCTGGGCCTGCGGGAACTGATCGGTGGCATCAGCGATGGCGTGACCCAAATCGCCAGCGCCGCTGAAGAGCTGTCCGCCGTCACCGAACAGACCAGCGCCGGAGTCAACAGCCAGAAGGTCGAGACCGATCAGGTGGCCACCGCCATGCACGAAATGACCGCCACTGTGCAGGAAGTCGCGCGCAACGCCGAGGAAGCGTCCGAAGCCGCCGTCGCCGCCGACCAACAAGCCCGCGAGGGTGACCGGGTAGTCGGCGAAGCCATCGCCCAGATCGAGCGCCTGGCTACCGAAGTCGGTAACTCCACTGCCGCCATGGGCGATCTGAAGCGCGAAAGCGACAAGATCGGCAGCGTGCTCGACGTGATCAAGTCCGTGGCCCAGCAAACCAACCTGCTGGCGCTCAACGCCGCCATCGAAGCCGCCCGCGCCGGTGAAGCCGGGCGCGGTTTTGCGGTGGTCGCCGACGAGGTCCGCAGCTTGGCCCAGCGCACCCAGAAGTCCACCGAAGAAATCGAAGAGCTGATCGTCGGCCTGCAAACCGGCACTCAGCAAGTCGCGACCATCATGGACAACAGCCGCAGCCTGACAGACAGCAGCGTCGAACTGACCCGACGCGCCGGTAGCTCGCTGGAAAGCATTACCCGCACCGTGTCGGCAATCCAGTCGATGAACCAGCAGATCGCCGCCGCTGCCGAGCAACAGAGCGCGGTGGCTGAAGAGATCAACCGCAGCGTGCTGAGCGTGCGTGATGTGTCCGAGCAGACCTCGGCCGCCAGTGAAGAGACCGCGGCGTCCAGCGTTGAGCTGGCGCGGTTGGGGGCCCATTTGCAGAGGCTGGTGGGGCGGTTCAAGGTTTGA
- a CDS encoding 16S rRNA (uracil(1498)-N(3))-methyltransferase, whose product MNLLLLEEADFIAADRVILRDRRLTHMQEVHRSVVGDSMRVGRIGGLMGTAEVLRLDADEAELRVTLDQPPPAKLPLTLVLALPRPKMLRRVFQTVAAMGVPRIVLVNSYRVEKSFWQTPFLEPEAIREQLILGLEQARDSVLPEIVIEKRFKPFVEDRLPAITEGTLGLVGHPGNYPPCPRGLNEPVTLAIGPEGGWIPYEIDLLAKAGLQPVQLGERILRVETAVTALLARLF is encoded by the coding sequence GTGAACCTGCTGCTCCTCGAAGAGGCCGACTTCATTGCGGCCGACCGGGTGATCTTGCGCGATCGGCGGTTGACTCACATGCAGGAAGTCCATCGCTCGGTGGTCGGCGACAGCATGCGCGTCGGGCGTATTGGCGGACTGATGGGCACAGCCGAGGTGCTGCGCCTGGACGCCGATGAGGCCGAGTTGCGCGTCACCCTCGATCAGCCGCCACCGGCCAAGCTGCCACTGACTTTGGTGCTGGCCCTGCCGCGACCGAAAATGCTCCGCCGGGTGTTTCAGACCGTGGCCGCCATGGGTGTGCCGCGCATCGTGCTGGTGAACAGCTATCGCGTCGAGAAGAGCTTCTGGCAAACCCCGTTCCTGGAACCCGAGGCGATTCGCGAGCAATTGATCCTGGGTCTTGAACAGGCCCGCGACAGCGTGCTGCCAGAGATCGTCATCGAGAAGCGCTTCAAGCCCTTTGTCGAAGACCGTCTGCCGGCCATTACCGAAGGCACCTTAGGCCTGGTCGGCCATCCCGGCAACTACCCGCCCTGCCCTCGTGGCCTGAACGAACCCGTGACCCTGGCCATCGGCCCCGAAGGCGGCTGGATTCCCTACGAAATCGACTTGCTGGCCAAGGCCGGCTTGCAACCGGTGCAACTTGGCGAGCGCATTCTGCGGGTTGAAACAGCCGTCACTGCGCTGCTGGCACGCCTCTTCTAA
- the tatC gene encoding twin-arginine translocase subunit TatC → MSDLPENDQHMPLVSHLTELRTRLLRCVAAVFIIFAGLFAFTQQIYTFVSTPLRQYLPAGATMIATDVSSPFLTPLKLTMMVSLFLSIPVILHQIWGFIAPGLYKHEKRIAVPLLVSSILLFYTGMAFAYYLVFPLIFKFFAAATPAGVEMMTDISSYLDFVMTLFFAFGVAFEIPVAVVLLVWIGVVNVAYLKKIRPYVIIGCFVVGMILTPPDIFSQTLLAVPMWLLFEIGILFGSLISKRGEHPDDQPADDHNDQPPATQA, encoded by the coding sequence ATGAGCGATCTCCCCGAAAACGACCAGCACATGCCGCTGGTTTCGCACCTCACCGAGTTGCGCACGCGCCTGCTGCGTTGCGTGGCGGCGGTGTTCATCATTTTTGCCGGGCTGTTCGCCTTCACCCAGCAAATCTACACCTTCGTCTCCACGCCGCTGCGCCAGTACTTGCCAGCCGGCGCGACGATGATCGCCACCGACGTGTCGTCGCCGTTCCTGACGCCGCTGAAGCTGACCATGATGGTTTCGCTGTTCCTGTCGATCCCGGTGATCCTGCATCAGATCTGGGGCTTTATCGCGCCAGGCCTCTACAAGCATGAGAAGCGCATCGCGGTGCCGCTGCTGGTCTCCAGCATTCTGCTGTTCTACACCGGCATGGCGTTCGCCTATTACCTGGTGTTCCCGCTGATCTTCAAGTTCTTCGCCGCCGCCACCCCGGCCGGCGTGGAGATGATGACCGACATCAGCAGCTACCTCGATTTCGTCATGACGCTGTTCTTCGCCTTCGGCGTGGCGTTCGAGATTCCGGTGGCCGTGGTGCTGCTGGTGTGGATCGGCGTAGTCAACGTTGCCTACCTGAAAAAAATCCGCCCGTATGTGATCATCGGCTGCTTCGTGGTCGGCATGATCCTGACGCCGCCGGACATCTTCTCGCAGACGCTGTTGGCCGTTCCGATGTGGTTGCTGTTCGAGATCGGCATCCTGTTCGGTAGCCTGATCAGCAAGCGCGGCGAACATCCGGACGATCAGCCGGCTGACGATCACAACGACCAGCCGCCAGCGACTCAAGCGTGA
- the tatB gene encoding Sec-independent protein translocase protein TatB, whose translation MFGISFSELLLVGLVALLVLGPERLPGAARTAGLWVGRLKRSFNAIKQEVEREIGADEIRRQLHNEHILSLEQEARKIFTPTQQEATPVQPVEPLSEQTIHAPIAETAPAAAPTETVKAVEPAPVVASVEPVAPAAAPTTPAPHDTTFPPRVS comes from the coding sequence ATGTTTGGTATCAGCTTCTCTGAACTGCTGCTCGTCGGCCTCGTCGCCCTGCTGGTGCTGGGCCCCGAGCGTCTGCCGGGCGCTGCGCGCACCGCCGGCCTGTGGGTCGGGCGGCTGAAGCGCAGCTTCAACGCGATCAAACAGGAAGTTGAACGTGAAATCGGTGCCGACGAGATTCGCCGGCAACTGCACAACGAGCACATTCTGTCGCTGGAGCAGGAGGCGCGGAAGATCTTCACGCCGACTCAGCAGGAGGCTACGCCGGTTCAGCCGGTTGAGCCTCTGTCGGAGCAAACGATTCATGCTCCGATTGCAGAAACTGCACCTGCCGCTGCACCGACGGAAACGGTGAAAGCTGTTGAACCGGCGCCGGTGGTCGCGTCCGTAGAACCTGTTGCTCCTGCCGCCGCGCCGACAACACCGGCGCCTCACGACACCACTTTTCCGCCGCGAGTCTCATGA
- a CDS encoding twin-arginine translocase TatA/TatE family subunit: protein MGIFDWKHWIVILVVVVLVFGTKKLKNLGTDVGESIKGFRKAMNDDEKPADTTATPAQPVPPVQPQATQSVNPPHTIDVQAQKVEEPIRKDS from the coding sequence ATGGGCATTTTTGACTGGAAACACTGGATCGTCATCCTGGTTGTCGTCGTGCTGGTGTTCGGCACCAAGAAACTGAAAAACCTCGGTACTGATGTCGGCGAGTCGATCAAGGGCTTTCGTAAAGCCATGAACGACGACGAGAAACCGGCCGACACGACAGCGACCCCGGCTCAACCGGTTCCACCTGTTCAGCCACAGGCCACACAGTCCGTGAACCCGCCGCACACCATCGACGTGCAGGCGCAAAAAGTCGAAGAGCCGATCCGCAAAGACTCGTGA
- a CDS encoding phosphoribosyl-ATP diphosphatase, which translates to MSDTLTRLAQVLEERKGAAADSSYVASLYHKGLNKILEKVGEESVETIIAAKDAAISGDCSDVIYETADLWFHSMVMLAQLGQHPQAVLDELDRRFGLSGHTEKASRPSA; encoded by the coding sequence ATGAGTGACACCCTGACCCGTCTGGCCCAGGTACTCGAAGAGCGCAAAGGCGCCGCCGCCGACAGCTCGTATGTCGCCAGCCTGTACCACAAGGGCTTGAACAAGATTCTGGAAAAAGTCGGCGAAGAGTCGGTCGAAACCATCATTGCTGCCAAGGATGCCGCCATCAGCGGTGACTGCAGCGATGTGATTTACGAGACCGCCGATTTGTGGTTCCACAGCATGGTCATGCTCGCCCAGTTGGGGCAGCATCCACAGGCTGTGCTCGATGAACTGGACCGTCGCTTCGGTCTGTCCGGACATACCGAGAAAGCCTCTCGCCCGTCCGCCTGA
- the hisI gene encoding phosphoribosyl-AMP cyclohydrolase, whose amino-acid sequence MKNWLDEIKWDADGLVPAIAQDHKTGRVLMMAWMNREALELTAAENRAIYWSRSRGKLWRKGEESGHVQTLHEMRLDCDADVIILMVEQIGDIACHTGRQSCFYRVFENGDWKTVDPVLKDPHAIYSAGHTHE is encoded by the coding sequence ATGAAAAACTGGCTGGACGAGATCAAGTGGGACGCCGATGGCCTCGTGCCGGCGATTGCCCAGGATCACAAGACCGGACGCGTCCTGATGATGGCCTGGATGAACCGCGAAGCGCTGGAACTGACCGCTGCCGAGAACCGTGCCATTTACTGGTCACGTTCCCGTGGCAAGCTGTGGCGCAAGGGCGAAGAGTCTGGCCACGTGCAAACCCTGCATGAGATGCGCCTGGACTGTGACGCTGACGTGATCATCCTGATGGTTGAGCAAATCGGCGACATCGCCTGCCATACCGGCCGTCAGAGCTGCTTCTACCGCGTCTTCGAGAACGGCGACTGGAAAACCGTCGACCCGGTGCTCAAAGACCCGCACGCTATCTACTCCGCAGGACACACACATGAGTGA
- the ubiB gene encoding ubiquinone biosynthesis regulatory protein kinase UbiB, giving the protein MKLLAVRRLLRIQRVVIRYRLDDLLFALPLPWFLLALRYALPWRWFPRKTLDLSRGARLRLALQDLGPIFIKFGQILSTRRDLLPEDIADELMKLQDRVPPFDSQVSIRLIEEQLGKKISEVFSRFDVEPLASASVAQVHAAQLKTGEEVVVKVIRPGLKPIIAQDLAWLFILARAAEKLSADARLLHPVDVVSDYEKTIYDELDLLREAANASQLKRNFEGSPLLYVPQVYWDWCRPKVLVMERIYGIQVTDLATLADQRTDMKMLAERGVEIFFTQVFRDSFFHADMHPGNIFVSTVQPWSPQYIAIDCGIVGSLTPEDQDYLARNLFAFFKRDYRRVAQLHIDSGWVPAETKLNEFEAAIRTVCEPIFEKPLKDISFGQVLMRLFQTARRFNMEVQPQLVLLQKTLLNIEGLGRQLYPDLDLWNTAQPFLERWMRERVSPKALLGNVQSQFEQIPHLANMARDLLERMSQPHANDPPPPWHKRKDDWFLRLLGTAHLAGGTILAAGGPLNDLGHWPAGIMVAVGLYLVVRR; this is encoded by the coding sequence ATGAAGCTGCTTGCCGTCCGCCGTTTGTTGCGCATCCAGCGCGTTGTGATTCGCTACCGCCTTGATGACTTGCTGTTCGCCCTGCCACTGCCCTGGTTTCTGTTGGCACTGCGCTACGCCTTGCCGTGGCGCTGGTTCCCGCGCAAGACGCTGGACCTGAGCCGTGGCGCGCGACTACGCCTGGCGTTGCAGGACCTGGGGCCGATTTTCATCAAGTTCGGTCAGATTCTTTCGACGCGCCGCGACCTGCTGCCCGAAGACATCGCCGATGAACTGATGAAGCTGCAGGACCGCGTGCCGCCGTTCGACTCGCAAGTGTCGATCCGGCTGATCGAAGAGCAGCTCGGCAAAAAGATCAGTGAAGTCTTCAGCCGTTTCGACGTCGAACCGCTGGCCTCGGCTTCGGTGGCGCAAGTGCATGCCGCGCAGCTGAAAACCGGTGAAGAAGTGGTGGTCAAGGTGATCCGCCCGGGCCTGAAACCGATCATTGCCCAGGATCTGGCATGGCTGTTCATCCTCGCCCGCGCGGCGGAAAAGCTCTCGGCCGACGCTCGCCTGCTGCACCCGGTGGACGTGGTCAGCGACTACGAAAAAACCATCTACGACGAACTCGACCTACTGCGCGAGGCGGCTAACGCCAGCCAGTTGAAGCGCAATTTCGAGGGCTCGCCACTGCTCTATGTGCCCCAAGTTTATTGGGACTGGTGCAGGCCGAAAGTGCTGGTGATGGAACGCATCTACGGGATTCAGGTCACCGACCTCGCGACTCTGGCCGACCAGCGCACCGATATGAAAATGCTCGCCGAACGCGGCGTGGAGATTTTTTTCACCCAGGTGTTCCGCGACAGCTTCTTCCACGCCGACATGCACCCCGGCAACATCTTTGTCAGCACTGTGCAACCGTGGAGCCCGCAGTACATTGCCATCGACTGCGGCATCGTCGGCAGCCTGACCCCGGAAGACCAGGACTATCTGGCGCGCAACCTGTTCGCGTTCTTCAAGCGTGATTACCGCCGTGTCGCGCAGTTGCACATCGATTCGGGCTGGGTGCCGGCGGAAACCAAACTCAACGAATTCGAAGCGGCAATCCGCACGGTGTGCGAGCCGATCTTCGAAAAACCGTTAAAAGATATCTCCTTCGGCCAGGTGCTGATGCGCCTGTTCCAGACTGCTCGACGCTTCAACATGGAAGTGCAGCCGCAGTTGGTCTTGCTGCAAAAAACCCTGTTGAATATCGAAGGCCTGGGCCGTCAGCTGTACCCGGACCTTGACCTGTGGAACACCGCCCAGCCGTTCCTCGAACGCTGGATGCGCGAGCGCGTCAGCCCCAAAGCCTTGTTAGGCAACGTGCAGAGCCAGTTCGAACAGATCCCGCATTTGGCCAACATGGCTCGCGACCTGCTCGAGCGTATGTCCCAGCCCCACGCCAACGACCCGCCGCCCCCTTGGCACAAGCGCAAGGACGACTGGTTCCTGCGCCTGCTCGGCACCGCTCACTTGGCCGGTGGCACGATACTCGCCGCCGGTGGCCCGTTGAACGATTTGGGGCATTGGCCCGCCGGAATCATGGTGGCGGTCGGTTTGTATCTGGTCGTTCGCCGATAG
- a CDS encoding SCP2 domain-containing protein: MLLAGLLASVELGLNRVLRLDSTALPRLAHLSGKVIAVDCRSPALQLFILPSDEGLMLASQWETGADCTLRAPASSLLKLATSKDKTSVLHSPEVELDGDSGVLLELAAILQDLELDWEYELSRWLGPVATQLVGGHLRSRARWYQQGFASLNQNLGEYLAEESRALVGQREADARFNELDQIKLDLERLEARFERLSRSLDPSDNA, encoded by the coding sequence ATGTTGCTGGCCGGCCTGCTCGCCAGCGTTGAACTCGGTTTGAACCGGGTGCTGCGTCTCGACAGCACGGCGCTGCCGCGGCTGGCGCATTTGAGTGGCAAGGTGATTGCCGTCGACTGCCGCAGCCCGGCGCTGCAACTGTTCATCCTGCCCAGCGATGAAGGCCTGATGCTCGCCTCCCAGTGGGAAACCGGTGCCGACTGCACCTTGCGCGCACCGGCCTCAAGCCTGCTGAAACTGGCGACGAGCAAGGATAAGACTTCGGTCCTGCATAGCCCTGAAGTCGAACTCGATGGCGACAGTGGCGTGCTGCTGGAACTGGCGGCAATCCTTCAGGACCTCGAACTGGACTGGGAGTACGAACTCTCACGCTGGCTGGGACCTGTGGCCACGCAACTGGTCGGCGGTCACCTGCGCAGTCGCGCACGCTGGTATCAGCAAGGGTTCGCCAGCCTGAACCAGAACCTGGGCGAATACCTGGCCGAAGAATCGCGCGCCCTCGTCGGTCAGCGTGAAGCTGACGCCCGTTTTAATGAACTGGACCAGATCAAGCTCGATCTGGAACGTCTCGAGGCGCGTTTTGAGCGCCTTTCCCGATCCCTCGACCCAAGCGATAACGCATGA
- the ubiE gene encoding bifunctional demethylmenaquinone methyltransferase/2-methoxy-6-polyprenyl-1,4-benzoquinol methylase UbiE encodes MTDQRKGSDAEPTTHFGFKNVPESQKAEKVAEVFHSVAAKYDLMNDLLSGGMHRLWKRFAIELSGVRTGNRVLDIAGGTGDLTRKFSHLVGPTGQVVLADINESMLKVGRDRLLDLGVSGNVEFVQADAEKLPFPDNHFDCVTIAFGLRNVTHKEDALRSMLRVLKPGGRLLVLEFSKPTNALMSKAYDAYSFAFMPLMGKLITNDSESYRYLAESIRMHPNQETLKSMMVEAGFDRVTYHNMTAGIVALHRGIKP; translated from the coding sequence ATGACTGATCAGCGCAAAGGCAGCGATGCCGAACCCACCACTCACTTCGGCTTCAAAAACGTACCGGAAAGCCAGAAAGCGGAAAAAGTCGCTGAGGTTTTCCACTCGGTAGCCGCCAAGTATGACCTGATGAACGACCTTCTGTCGGGCGGCATGCACCGTCTGTGGAAGCGTTTCGCGATCGAACTGTCGGGCGTGCGCACCGGTAACCGCGTGCTGGACATCGCCGGCGGCACTGGCGACCTGACCCGCAAGTTCTCGCATCTTGTGGGACCGACTGGTCAGGTAGTGTTGGCCGACATCAACGAATCGATGCTCAAGGTCGGTCGTGACCGCCTGCTGGATCTGGGTGTGTCCGGCAACGTCGAATTCGTCCAGGCCGATGCTGAAAAGCTGCCGTTCCCGGACAACCATTTCGATTGCGTGACCATCGCCTTCGGCCTGCGCAACGTGACGCATAAAGAAGACGCCCTGCGCTCGATGCTGCGCGTATTGAAACCGGGCGGCCGTTTGCTGGTGCTGGAATTCTCCAAGCCAACCAACGCGCTGATGTCCAAAGCCTACGACGCCTATTCGTTCGCCTTCATGCCGTTGATGGGCAAGCTGATCACCAATGATTCGGAAAGCTATCGCTACCTGGCCGAATCGATCCGCATGCACCCGAATCAGGAAACCCTGAAGTCGATGATGGTCGAGGCCGGTTTCGACCGCGTGACCTATCACAACATGACCGCAGGCATCGTCGCCCTGCACCGCGGCATCAAGCCCTGA